In Juglans microcarpa x Juglans regia isolate MS1-56 chromosome 4S, Jm3101_v1.0, whole genome shotgun sequence, a single window of DNA contains:
- the LOC121263866 gene encoding auxin-induced protein 22D-like: MAFDKELNLEATELRLGLPGTKESEKQPTIAIKSNKRALVPNFNEESCGSKENCNASHLQKCDQEIASPAKAQVVGWPPVRSYRKNCLQAKKMEAEAAGMYLKVSMDGAPYLRKIDLKVYKGYPELLKALEDMFKFSAGEYSEREGYNGSEFVPTYEDKDGDWMLVGDVPWDMFLCSCKRLRIMKGSEARGLGCAV, translated from the exons ATGGCGTTTGACAAAGAACTCAACCTCGAGGCCACAGAGCTTAGGTTAGGCCTTCCTGGCACCAAGGAGTCAGAAAAACAACCAACTATTGCCATTAAGAGCAACAAAAGAGCATTAGTGCCCAACTTTAATGAGGAGTCTTGTGGATCTAAGGAAAATTGTAATGCTTCACATCTCCAAAAATGTGACCAAGAAATTGCTTCCCCTGCCAA GGCACAAGTAGTTGGGTGGCCACCTGTGAGATCTTACAGGAAAAACTGTTTGCAAGCAAAGAAAATGGAGGCTGAAGCTGCGGGCATGTACCTGAAAGTTAGCATGGATGGAGCTCCTTATCTAAGGAAGATTGATTTGAAGGTCTACAAAGGATACCCAGAGCTCCTTAAAGCCTTGGAGGACATGTTCAAGTTCAGTGCTG GTGAGTATTCTGAGAGGGAAGGCTACAATGGGTCAGAATTTGTGCCGACTTATGAAGATAAAGATGGGGATTGGATGTTGGTTGGAGATGTTCCATGGGA TATGTTTCTCTGCTCATGCAAGAGGCTCAGAATCATGAAGGGGTCAGAAGCTAGGGGCTTGGGTTGTGCTGTGTAA